A portion of the Meriones unguiculatus strain TT.TT164.6M chromosome 11, Bangor_MerUng_6.1, whole genome shotgun sequence genome contains these proteins:
- the Tmem183a gene encoding transmembrane protein 183A isoform X2, translated as MARGPGQLGGPRPDTVAMPKRGKRLKFRAHDACSGRVTVADYANSDPAVVRSGRVKKAVANAVQQEVKSLCGLEASQVPAEEALSGVGEPCDILDSSDEMDAQEESTHERSVSRKKKSKRHKDLDGAGGEEYPMDIWLLLASYIRPEDIVNFSLICKNAWTVTCTAAFWTRLYRRHYTLDASLPLRLRPESMEKLRCLRACVIRSLYHMYEPFAARISKNPAIPESTPSTLKNSKCLLFWCRKIVGNRQEPMWEFNFKFKKQPSRLKSKCVGRLQPPIQYEDVHTNPDQDCCLLQVTTLNFIFIPIVMGMIFTLFTINVSTDMRHHRVRLVFQDSPVRGGQNLRSEQGVQVVLDPVHSVRLFDWWHPQYPFSLRA; from the exons ATGGCCCGGGGCCCCGGCCAGCTAGGCGGGCCTCGTCCGGATACCGTCGCCATGCCCAAGAGAGGAAAGCGGCTCAAGTTCCGGGCCCATGACGCCTGCTCGGGCCGAG TGACCGTGGCGGACTATGCCAACTCGGATCCGGCGGTGGTGAGGTCTGGACGGGTCAAAAAAGCCGTGGCCAACGCTGTTCAGCAGGAAG TAAAATCTCTTTGTGGCTTGGAAGCCTCCCAGGTTCCTGCAGAGGAGGCTCTTTCTGGGGTGGGTGAGCCATGTGACATCTTGGACAGCAGTGATGAGATGGATGCCCAGGAGGAAAGCACTCATGAAAGATCAGtctccagaaaaaagaaaagcaagagacaCAAAG ACCTggatggagctggaggagaagaATATCCTATGGATATTTGGCTGTTGCTGGCTTCCTATATCCGTCCTGAGGACATTGTGAATTTTTCCCTGATTTGTAAGAATGCTTGGACTGTCACTTGCACTGCTGCCTTTTGGACCAGGTTGTACCGAAG GCACTACACGCTGGATGCTTCTCTGCCTTTGCGGCTGCGACCAGAATCTATGGAGAAGCTGCGCTGTCTTCGGGCATGTGTGATTCGATCTCTGTACCATATGTATGAACCATTTGCTGCTCGAATCTCCAAGAATCCAGCCATTCCGGAAAGCACTCCTAGCACATTAAAGAATTCCAAA TGCTTACTTTTCTGGTGCAGAAAGATTGTTGGGAACAGACAAGAACCAATGTGGGAATTCAACTTCAAGTTCAAAAAGCAG CCCTCTAGGTTAAAGAGCAAGTGTGTGGGACGGCTGCAGCCGCCCATTCAATATGAAGACGTTCATACCAACCCTGACCAGGactgctgcctgctgcaggtcacCACCCTCAACTTCATCTTTATTCCTATTGTCATGGGGATGATATTTACCTTG TTTACTATTAATGTGAGTACAGACATGCGGCATCATCGAGTGAGATTGGTGTTCCAAGATTCTCCTGTCCGTGGTGGTCAGAATCTGCGCAGTGAACAGGGTGTGCAAGTTGTCCTGGATCCGGTGCACAGTGTTCGGCTCTTTGACTGGTGGCATCCGCAGTATCCATTCTCCCTGAGAGCATAG
- the Tmem183a gene encoding transmembrane protein 183A isoform X1: protein MARGPGQLGGPRPDTVAMPKRGKRLKFRAHDACSGRVTVADYANSDPAVVRSGRVKKAVANAVQQEVKSLCGLEASQVPAEEALSGVGEPCDILDSSDEMDAQEESTHERSVSRKKKSKRHKEDLDGAGGEEYPMDIWLLLASYIRPEDIVNFSLICKNAWTVTCTAAFWTRLYRRHYTLDASLPLRLRPESMEKLRCLRACVIRSLYHMYEPFAARISKNPAIPESTPSTLKNSKCLLFWCRKIVGNRQEPMWEFNFKFKKQPSRLKSKCVGRLQPPIQYEDVHTNPDQDCCLLQVTTLNFIFIPIVMGMIFTLFTINVSTDMRHHRVRLVFQDSPVRGGQNLRSEQGVQVVLDPVHSVRLFDWWHPQYPFSLRA from the exons ATGGCCCGGGGCCCCGGCCAGCTAGGCGGGCCTCGTCCGGATACCGTCGCCATGCCCAAGAGAGGAAAGCGGCTCAAGTTCCGGGCCCATGACGCCTGCTCGGGCCGAG TGACCGTGGCGGACTATGCCAACTCGGATCCGGCGGTGGTGAGGTCTGGACGGGTCAAAAAAGCCGTGGCCAACGCTGTTCAGCAGGAAG TAAAATCTCTTTGTGGCTTGGAAGCCTCCCAGGTTCCTGCAGAGGAGGCTCTTTCTGGGGTGGGTGAGCCATGTGACATCTTGGACAGCAGTGATGAGATGGATGCCCAGGAGGAAAGCACTCATGAAAGATCAGtctccagaaaaaagaaaagcaagagacaCAAAG AAGACCTggatggagctggaggagaagaATATCCTATGGATATTTGGCTGTTGCTGGCTTCCTATATCCGTCCTGAGGACATTGTGAATTTTTCCCTGATTTGTAAGAATGCTTGGACTGTCACTTGCACTGCTGCCTTTTGGACCAGGTTGTACCGAAG GCACTACACGCTGGATGCTTCTCTGCCTTTGCGGCTGCGACCAGAATCTATGGAGAAGCTGCGCTGTCTTCGGGCATGTGTGATTCGATCTCTGTACCATATGTATGAACCATTTGCTGCTCGAATCTCCAAGAATCCAGCCATTCCGGAAAGCACTCCTAGCACATTAAAGAATTCCAAA TGCTTACTTTTCTGGTGCAGAAAGATTGTTGGGAACAGACAAGAACCAATGTGGGAATTCAACTTCAAGTTCAAAAAGCAG CCCTCTAGGTTAAAGAGCAAGTGTGTGGGACGGCTGCAGCCGCCCATTCAATATGAAGACGTTCATACCAACCCTGACCAGGactgctgcctgctgcaggtcacCACCCTCAACTTCATCTTTATTCCTATTGTCATGGGGATGATATTTACCTTG TTTACTATTAATGTGAGTACAGACATGCGGCATCATCGAGTGAGATTGGTGTTCCAAGATTCTCCTGTCCGTGGTGGTCAGAATCTGCGCAGTGAACAGGGTGTGCAAGTTGTCCTGGATCCGGTGCACAGTGTTCGGCTCTTTGACTGGTGGCATCCGCAGTATCCATTCTCCCTGAGAGCATAG